A portion of the bacterium genome contains these proteins:
- a CDS encoding V-type ATPase subunit, translated as MNSTYIYSGSRLSVLASKLLSESQLERLLSAKSLDEAYAVLHDTYLSLHASNFKPSGFEGLLEAGTMEARKAILSCSPEPEKSAILWLPYDFSNLRTIIKAVRQNLSDDETLSKLNPFGIFAPRELLTAFRSGKMRRFGKAMESAATEAMEAKESFMIDLITDKHYFKELSEIASRSKDLFIEKYSALLIDIFNIKATLRLDAIPSIVKEDVLVSGGTISRRFLKDKGESKKSLIRLGGEKFFGQAVERYEESNSLAPIEKKLDEFRLEFVKRESNFNVFSVASLVWYFESVKNSENIIRAVLSAKQTGLPEKELRDVLRKVLI; from the coding sequence ATGAATTCCACCTATATTTATTCCGGCTCCCGTTTATCCGTCCTTGCAAGCAAACTGCTTTCCGAATCACAGCTTGAGCGTCTTTTGAGCGCCAAGAGTTTAGACGAGGCGTACGCAGTCCTGCACGACACGTACTTGTCTTTACACGCCTCTAACTTTAAACCGTCAGGATTTGAGGGTCTTTTGGAAGCCGGAACCATGGAGGCCAGAAAAGCCATATTGTCTTGTTCTCCGGAACCTGAAAAAAGCGCGATTTTGTGGCTTCCGTACGATTTTTCAAACTTAAGAACCATAATAAAAGCCGTCAGACAAAACCTTTCAGACGACGAAACACTTTCAAAACTTAACCCTTTCGGAATTTTTGCCCCGCGCGAACTTCTTACCGCTTTCAGGTCGGGGAAAATGCGCCGATTCGGAAAAGCCATGGAATCGGCCGCGACAGAAGCGATGGAAGCCAAAGAATCTTTCATGATAGACCTTATAACAGACAAACATTATTTCAAGGAACTTTCTGAAATCGCCAGCCGAAGCAAAGACCTGTTCATAGAAAAATACTCGGCGCTTTTGATTGATATTTTCAACATTAAGGCGACTCTTCGTCTTGACGCCATCCCGAGCATTGTAAAAGAGGATGTGTTGGTTTCCGGAGGGACAATATCAAGGCGATTTTTGAAAGACAAAGGCGAAAGCAAGAAGTCCCTGATTCGTCTCGGAGGAGAAAAGTTTTTTGGGCAGGCGGTGGAGAGGTACGAAGAGAGTAACTCTCTCGCGCCAATAGAAAAAAAGCTTGACGAATTCCGTCTTGAATTTGTAAAAAGAGAAAGCAATTTTAATGTTTTCTCAGTGGCTTCTTTGGTCTGGTATTTTGAATCGGTAAAAAACAGCGAAAACATAATCCGCGCGGTTCTCTCCGCCAAGCAGACGGGCCTTCCGGAAAAGGAACTACGCGATGTGTTAAGGAAAGTCCTGATATAG
- a CDS encoding V-type ATP synthase subunit E encodes MSINDLTSKIENDALLEKEAVISSAKKKASEIEASGQLEIEDFSRKMAEEIRQTLEENERKVKASAVLEVKMKNQETRKAALEGVFAEATKKVTELSSEDYEKFVFKLVSLIPKDISGDVKALSPKSRLSETERALKNSGFKIEAVAEPSLKAGLKIAGDDFEYDLSIERVARSLKVEKETEMAKILFGQ; translated from the coding sequence ATGTCTATAAACGACCTAACATCCAAGATAGAAAATGACGCGCTTCTTGAAAAAGAGGCGGTTATTTCTTCCGCCAAGAAAAAGGCATCGGAAATAGAGGCCTCCGGGCAGTTGGAGATTGAAGATTTTTCTCGAAAAATGGCCGAAGAAATCCGCCAGACCCTTGAAGAAAACGAACGCAAAGTCAAAGCGTCAGCGGTTCTTGAAGTCAAAATGAAAAATCAAGAAACCAGAAAAGCGGCTTTGGAAGGCGTGTTTGCCGAAGCGACCAAAAAAGTGACCGAACTTTCCTCCGAGGACTACGAAAAGTTTGTTTTCAAACTTGTCTCACTGATACCCAAAGACATATCCGGTGACGTTAAAGCCCTCTCTCCCAAGTCGCGTCTTTCAGAGACAGAAAGGGCTTTAAAAAACTCCGGATTTAAAATTGAAGCGGTCGCCGAGCCGTCGCTTAAAGCCGGCCTTAAAATCGCCGGAGATGACTTTGAATACGACCTTTCAATAGAAAGAGTCGCGCGGAGTTTGAAAGTCGAAAAGGAAACTGAAATGGCGAAAATCCTTTTTGGTCAGTAG
- a CDS encoding V-type ATP synthase subunit K has translation MEITLGLALVFGGAATAAVLGFMGSAIGMGYAGQSAAGALSERPELFGKVLLLQALPGSQGIYGLVGAFLILNFAGLLGGGDAGSVISTFEGLQYLIAGIPLGLAGLVSAMYQGRVSAAGIVMIAKDDTLTARAMIFAAMVETWAIFGFLISFILLTSI, from the coding sequence ATGGAAATCACACTGGGATTAGCTTTGGTTTTTGGAGGAGCGGCAACAGCCGCCGTTTTGGGTTTTATGGGTTCGGCTATAGGAATGGGTTACGCGGGGCAATCAGCCGCCGGCGCTTTGAGCGAAAGGCCGGAACTTTTCGGTAAGGTTTTGTTGCTTCAGGCCCTGCCCGGTTCGCAGGGTATTTACGGTCTGGTCGGCGCGTTTCTTATCTTAAACTTTGCCGGTCTTTTGGGCGGGGGAGACGCAGGGTCGGTAATTTCAACTTTTGAAGGCCTTCAATATCTTATAGCCGGAATTCCTTTGGGGCTTGCCGGACTTGTCTCCGCCATGTATCAAGGACGAGTATCGGCCGCCGGTATCGTGATGATTGCAAAAGACGACACTTTGACAGCTCGTGCCATGATTTTCGCCGCCATGGTTGAAACGTGGGCAATATTCGGCTTTCTTATAAGCTTTATATTGCTTACTTCCATATAA